Proteins found in one Liquorilactobacillus hordei DSM 19519 genomic segment:
- a CDS encoding YopX family protein has product MEEYKFRAWNKEDKEMINGVQNFLSLRYFFRDENIIVEQFTGLKDKNGKEIYEGDIIKYKNFSGEILYLTVKWSQEDACFYTGGVRIDYVIRKGEVVGDIHNNYDLLEVSK; this is encoded by the coding sequence ATGGAAGAGTATAAATTTAGAGCTTGGAATAAAGAAGATAAAGAAATGATTAATGGGGTACAGAATTTTTTAAGTCTTAGATATTTCTTTCGTGATGAAAACATTATTGTTGAACAATTTACTGGCCTGAAAGACAAGAACGGCAAGGAAATCTATGAGGGAGATATTATAAAATACAAGAATTTTTCTGGTGAAATTCTATATCTAACTGTCAAATGGTCTCAAGAAGATGCTTGCTTCTACACAGGCGGAGTTCGTATTGACTATGTAATTCGTAAAGGCGAGGTTGTAGGCGATATACACAATAACTATGATTTGCTGGAGGTGTCGAAATGA
- a CDS encoding DUF6877 family protein, which yields MSEIAGMALNRLINDHDFPIAVKRDILSRLQSNQLGNNDEHAKEAYVWQQVRYLENWLKLKGE from the coding sequence ATGAGTGAAATAGCAGGCATGGCGTTAAACAGACTAATTAATGACCATGATTTCCCAATTGCAGTTAAGCGCGACATCCTAAGCAGACTTCAAAGTAATCAGCTAGGAAATAACGATGAACATGCAAAGGAAGCATATGTGTGGCAGCAAGTTAGGTACCTAGAGAATTGGTTGAAACTAAAGGGAGAATGA
- the pnuC gene encoding nicotinamide riboside transporter PnuC, translating into MFSRYADVLSNLSVYSKNVFRKGYFSWLINQCKGWGKFSYGLILFNFVLQVISLLQSFSGSPLLSVLSFIGGNLSVACVVGISNKSGIQGWLGATSAICIASVGFMAGNFATAWEQIGYLIFLDLFCILDPKWNDNIQAEKFKNAFEWVKYIVFFVVAWGVIYYLFSLTSDPRVFLDSMNLAMAITGSLLELNRKREQYFVWTISSVFTIALWTQTMLQGDGNFALIFSYSVFFLNDMYAFFSKKGWFRKQDEVATESK; encoded by the coding sequence ATGTTTAGTCGTTATGCAGATGTTTTATCAAATTTATCAGTTTATTCAAAAAATGTTTTTAGAAAAGGATATTTTAGTTGGTTGATTAATCAATGTAAAGGTTGGGGTAAGTTTAGTTATGGCTTAATTTTATTCAACTTTGTATTGCAAGTAATCTCGTTACTGCAATCATTTAGTGGCAGCCCACTTTTGTCAGTATTGTCGTTTATTGGTGGGAACCTGTCAGTTGCTTGCGTTGTTGGTATCTCAAATAAGTCTGGTATTCAAGGTTGGTTAGGTGCTACATCTGCAATTTGTATTGCAAGCGTAGGATTCATGGCAGGAAACTTTGCTACAGCTTGGGAACAAATCGGATACTTAATTTTCTTAGATCTATTCTGTATTCTTGACCCAAAGTGGAATGACAATATTCAAGCTGAAAAATTCAAAAATGCTTTTGAATGGGTGAAATATATTGTGTTCTTCGTAGTAGCATGGGGCGTAATCTATTATTTATTCAGTCTCACAAGTGATCCACGAGTTTTCTTGGATAGCATGAACTTGGCCATGGCTATTACTGGTTCATTATTGGAATTAAATCGGAAACGTGAGCAATATTTTGTATGGACTATTAGTTCAGTGTTTACAATTGCTCTATGGACACAAACAATGCTACAAGGAGATGGAAACTTTGCACTTATCTTTAGTTATAGCGTCTTTTTCCTAAATGACATGTATGCTTTTTTCAGTAAAAAAGGTTGGTTTCGCAAACAAGATGAAGTAGCAACAGAATCAAAATAA